Below is a genomic region from Corallococcus caeni.
TCCCGGCGTGAGAGCACCTCGCGCTGGAAGGCCCACAGCCGCTCGCGGCAGGCGAGCTGCGCATCCCCGCCCACGCTGTCCTGGAACGTCACGAAGCGCTCGTCGTTGCGCTTCGCGATGGGCGCCACGTAGGCCACGGTGGCGTCCACGTCGTCCGGGTAGAAGCGGCGGAAGAACACCACCGTCTCGCCGCCCTTGCTGCCGCCCGTGGACACCCACTTTCCGGTGTAGAGGGGCTTGAGCGCCTGGGTGAGGCGGTGGAAGTCATCCGCGGACTGGCGGATGGTGAGGTGGCTCCAGTCCGCGGGTGACGGGATGCTGGGTGGGAAGAAGCGGTGCTCCACCGCGAGCTGGTTCGCGGACAGCAGCTGCGTGGGCTCCGAGCGGCCGGTGCCCGTGGACACGTTGTAGCCGCTGGTGGAGAGCACCATCGGGCTGGTGTCCGCCTTGTGCAGCAGCGTCGCGCGCTGCTCGAAGCGCTGGCACTCCGGGTGGGCGTGGTCCGACGGCTGGTTGTACCTCAGGAGGAAGAGCCGGTAGCCCGCGGGCACGTTCACCCCGTTGGGGTTCTCCTGCACCGTGAGGCCCGGGACGGCGCGCAGCCGGACGAGGACGTCCAGGGACGTGTCCTGGAGGACGCCCAGGTCCGGGGGCGTGTCGACCCAGCCGCTTGGAGTGCACGCCACGCCACCGTCGGTGCCCGCGTCGGCGTCCGTGCCCGCGTCCTCGCCCGTACCGGCGTCGGTGCCCGCGTCCTCGCCCGTACCGGCGTCCACGAGCTGGGTGCCTCCGTCGGGGCCCGGATCATCCGGGTCGTCATCACGACAGGCGACCGGACCGCAGAGAAAGGCGAGCAGTGGGACGAGCAGCGCCCAACGGCCAAGGCGTGCCGTTTGGGAGGGATGGGAGAACAGGAGGGGCTTCATCGGTCCGCGTTCCTCGGCATCCGTCGCTCACCAGGGCTGTCCCGGCGAGTGACGGAGCTCTTCGCGCGGATTCCACCCTCAAGGTCTGATCATGTTCAAGGGGGCCGTCCCGGTGAGGTCCTCCACGCTGTCATGGAGGAGCTGCCCGATGTAGTTGAAGTTGTGCGCCCAGGCGCCCGGGTCCTTCTTGCTCAGCTGGTAGTTGTGGGCGGCCTTCACGAGCGCCGGCGTGAACGGCGCGAACGCGTTGGCGGAGACGGACTCGGTGGCGGCGCAGGTGCCGTCCTTGTCCGTGTCCTTGAAGAAGTACGGATTGACGTCGCCGTTGTAGCAGAGGCCATTGTTTGTCACCCCGCGCATGGCGGTCATCAGGCGGGCGGCCATTCCCTCCACCTCCGCCGCCAGGGACTCCGCCGTGTTCCCGTCGCCGTCGTAGTCCAACAGGTGGACGACCCGGAGCTGCGCGGCCTCGGTCTGGTCCGCGTGGCACGTCCTGCAGCGCTCGCCCCACACGTCCTGGATGCGGAAGGTGTGGTTGCTCTTGCCGGGGACGTGGCAGCTGGTGCACTGCACCCCGCCCATGTGCGTGAGCCGGCCGGCGTAGGTCTTGTTGGGGTACTCGTAGCCAATCCGGACCTGCGTTCCTTCACGCGTCCCCGCGGCGGGCAGGTAGTGCACGTTCTGGAAGCGCGGCGTGCCCCCGGCCGCCAGGGCCGTGTCGATGGTGGCCTTGGACGCACGGCCGATGTGGCAGTTGGCGCAGAGGTTGTCCTGGCCTGGCAGGTTCACCGTCTTGCCGTCCGGCAGCCACGTCTGCGCGGGGACGAAGACGTCGTAATCCGGCTCGAAGTTCTCGTGGCAGGTGGAGCACTCCAGGCCGTTGGCTGTCTCCGGCACCTGTTGCCCGACCCCGTACTGGACGAAGAAGCGGTAGCCCTGCGCGCCGCTGTGGCAGCGCGAGCAGCTGGCCTGGACGCTCTCGCTGGAGTCCCAGTTGCGCGCCGCCTTGCTGGCGCCGTTGAAGTGGCCCGGGTCGTTGCGCACCAGCAGGGACGTGTCGAAGGGGATGCTCAATCCCTTGTTCATCGCCTGGGTCGAGTCATGCAGCAGCTGGATGACGTACTTCGCGTTGTGCGCGAACGCGCCCGGATCCACCCGGGACAGCTGGTAGTTGTAGGCCGCCTTCTGCAGGCGCGGGGTCCAGCTGGCGTAGGCGTTGGTGGCGGTGGACTCCGCGGGCGCGCAGGTCCCGTCCCCGTCGGTGTCCTTGAACCAGTAGGGGTGGGTGTTGCCGTAGCAGAGGGGCTGGGCCCGCTCCTTGCCGTAGCGCTGGATGGCGGCGAGCAGCCGGTCCCGCAGGCCCTGAATCTCGTAGTAGATGCCCTCGGTGCGGTTCTTGTCCCCGTCGTAGTCCTGGTTGCGCGAGGCGATCTGCCGGATGTCCCAGGCCTTGGTGACGTCCGTCACCCCGGGGTGGCAGGTGGCGCAGGCCTCCCATCTCACGCGCGTGCTGTGCGGCTCATGGCACTCGTTGCACTTGTCGAAGCCGGGCACGTGGCGGAAGCGCGAGTCGTAGGTCTGATCCGCGTACTGGTAGCCGCCCGCGGCCTGGCTGGCGAAGAGCGTCGCGCCCGCGGGGTAGTAGTGGATGTTGGTGAAGCCCAGGGCAGGGGAGGTCGTGTCCTCGCCCACCACGCCCGCGTCCGCGACCTGCGCGTCGATGTCCTTTCCCGAAGCGCGTCCCTGGTGGCACACCACGCACCGCGCCTCCGGGCCCAGGCCGGCGACCTGCTTGCCCGAGGGGAAGGTGACGGAGGTCAGGCTGGCGGCGGCGCTGTCGTGGCACGTCTCGCAGCGGACCACTGACTGCGTCGGGGCGGGGGCATCCACCTTGCCGGGGTTGGAGCCGTCGCCGCCCAGGAAGTCGATGTAGCCCTCGGAGCTGTGGCACCGCGCGCAGCTGGTGGGGACGAGGCCGTCCTTGTTCCAGTGGGAGAAGGCCTCGGCGGTGGTGTCCGCGTGCGGCGAGCCCGACCACGCGAGGAAGTACGGCACCTGGTTGGGGTCCACGCCGCCGTCGCTCGTGAGGACGCCCATCACCACCACCACGTGGCGCGCTTCCAGCCGGGAGTTCGCGCCGGTGACCTTGATCGCGGTCTCCCCCGCGCCCACGCCGGTCACCTGTCCGGTGTCGTCCACGGTCGCGATGGCCGGGTCCTCACTCGTCCAGTGATAGCCGTCGTCGGTGGCCTCGCGCGTGGTGGCGGTGAGCTGGAGCGTCTGGCCCACGAGCACCGAGTGCGGACCGTCGGTGACGATCTCCGGGTGGGGTGTCTCCAGCCTGGCGCAGGCACCCAGCGCCAGGGTCAGCAGCAGCGGTCCGACCACGAGCAGCGGGGCGTGTTTCATCGGGGCCTTCCCGGCAATGAATGAGGTCATGGTTGAGCGCCTCCGGAGATCCACGACAGGAGGGTCTGGTACTCCGGGGTGTCCGCCCCGTAGATGGCCCCGCCGCCGTGGCCCGCGCCGGAGGCCTTGCGCAGCAGCCGGCTGGCGGAGGGATTGGAGCTGTCCGTCAAGGAGCTCGCCGCCGCGTAATCCGCCTCGGCGTCGCCCGTCAGCAGGAAGGAAGTGGAGCCCGCGGCCCCTCCGCCGCGATGGCAGCCCTGACAGCCGCTGGTGAGGAGCGGATGTACGTCGGCCTCGAAGGAGAGGGCGTTGCCGCCATCCCCGCCGCCGCCATCGACGGGGGGGACACCGGCGTCGGCGGCGGCCGGGCCCCGCTCGAAGTCCGCGCAGCCCACGAGCAGCGCGACCGCCGCCGTGAGGACCGCAGCCAGGGGCTGGATGCGGGAATCAGAACTCATACGCCACCACCAGCCGGGTGAAGTCGTCCGGCGTCTCGTCTGTCTTCTCCAGGTTCCAGAACTGGAAGAGGCCCGCGCTCAGGCCGCGCCACCGGACCATCACGCCCACGTTGTGACTGGAGCCGTCCTCCCGGGTGAGCGCGTTCGAGTCCAGGATGAGGCCTCGCCGGTTTCCGAAGGTGCGCAGCCCCTGCCGGTACTGGAGGTAGAGCCAGTCCGTGGGGTGGTAGCGCAGCTGGAGGTAGCTGGCGAAGTGGTAGTAATCCGCGCCCGGCCCGCCGTAGCCCTCCGCCTCGCCTCCGGAGACATCCGCGCGCAGCAGCCCGGCGCCCAGGGAGAAGTGCTCCAGCACCGGGAGGCCGCGCGGACGCCACACCGCCACGTCCAGCGCCTGGAGGAACAGGCGGCGCCCGAACCCCAGGGAGTTGAAGTACGGCGAGTACCAGAGGTTGATGGGGCCCCACGCCGCGCCCAGTCGCGCCCCGACGCCCAGGCGGGTGTCCTCCAGCGGTGCCAGGTCCGACTGGAGGTTGAGCACCGCGTCCGCGCGCTTCAGCCGGTAGCCGGAGATGACGTAGGCGTCACCGGAGAGGGCCAGGGGCCCCAGGCGGCGCTCCACGTTCACCGTGAGGCCTTCCCGCGCGAACACGACGGGGAGCACCCGCTGGTCGAAGCCGGCGAGCCCGCCGTAGCTGTGGTGGAAGAGCGGATCCCCGCCGAAGGGCACCAGCACCTTGCCGCCCTTGGCGAACACCTTCACCGGCCAGGACGGCCCGCTGATGTGGAAGCCCACTTCCCAGAACTGCAGCGACAGGACCTCCAGGGAGAGGGTCACCGGATCTTCCGCGGACTGCCGCGTGAGGAAGAGGAAGTGGTGGTAGCTGCGCAGCGCGCTCTCCCCCTCTGACTTGAAGGGGTGGTCGTTGTAGTTGACGCGCTCGTAGTTGAGGTCGAAGCGGCCGTTCAGGCTCAGCGAGCCGAGCCCCGGGAAGGTCCCCAGCGGCACTCCGGCGTGCGGGCCGCCCGGGCCGTGCGGGGCCGCGGCGGGAGGGGCCGGCGTCGCCACGGCGGGGACGGGCGCGGCGGGGACGGGCGGGGCCGTGGCCACGGCAGTGTTCTCGGCGGTGGGCGGGGGCGTGCCTGTCGCGCCCGCGTCAATCCATTGGGCCAGGAGCGCCAGCTGCGCGCTCCCCGGTGCCCACACCTCTCCTCCAGGATGCGCCTCGCCCCGCGCACGCTGGTAGAGGAGGCTGTTCGCGGCCGCTCCGGGCACCACCAGCGGCGTCACCGACCGCAGGTGCTGTTCCGGATCCGGGTGCGTCACGTAGCGGCTGGCGGCGGCCATCCCGTCGGAGGCATGACAGCTGGAGCAGTCCGCCAGCAGCGCTTCGTGGACGCCAGGAGCGAAGCGCGGCGCGGCCGAGGCGTCATCGGAGGATGCCGTGGGCTGCGGACCTGCGCTTGCGGATGACGGCGCGGAAGGGACCGGGGACGCGGCCACGCCAGACGCGGTGGCGGCCGGACTGGGAGCGGAGGGCGCGGAGGTGCCGACGTGGGCAGGCCGGGAAGCGCCAGGGACGGTCGCGGCCATTGCCGGCGCGCTGCGAGCCTTGCCGGGCGGGGCGCCGCCTTCAATCCACCGCAGGAGCGTGGCGTACTCCGCCGACTCCACGGCGAGGACCTTCTTGCCTCCGTGGAGCGTGGTGCCGGTGCCCTTCTTGAGCAGCGGGCTCTGGGCCGCAGTGGCGGGCTGCACGAAGCGCAGGGTGGCCTCGTAGTCCGCCGGCTCGCCCCGGAGCACCCAGCGGGACCGGGACGCCATTCCCTCCGGGCCGTGGCAGTTCCCGCACGCCTTCTCCAGGATGGGCCGGGCGTCCTCCGCGAAGCCCGGCACGCGCGGCCGGGACGCGACAGCGGGAGTACGGGCCGGTGGCGCGGCGGGAGTCCGGGTGGCTTCCGTGGGGGACGGCGTTCCCGGGGCGGCGACGCCCACGTCGGGCACCTGCTGCGCGGGGGGCGGCTTGATTCCCAGCCGCTCCTGGAGCCGTCGCCGCTGCTCCTCCTGCGACTGCGCCCGCGTGGGACCAGGCGCGGACAGCACCAGCGCACAGGCGAGCAGCGTCCAGGTGCCCGGGTCAGTGACGCGCATGGCACGCCTCGCAGTTCATGGAGCCCTGGGCCTTCGCGGCACGACCGTCATGGCAGCGTCCGCAGTAGCGCCCCTCCCGCATGTCCTGGTGGGTGAAGCCCAGCCGGGCCTGCGGGAACGTGCCGGGGTGGCAGCTGTAGCAGTGAAGGGAGCTGTGTCCCCAGTGGGAGAACAGCGCCGGAGCCGGCGCGGCGCGCTCCTTGAGCGGAGGCAGCCGGACGTCCTGCGGCGAGTTCACGGCGAAGATGGGGGTCGTGAGCAGGAGGAGGGCGACGAGCCCCACCCGCCACGGTCCTCCACGAATGAGCGCGGACGTGGAGGACCTCATAGGGCCTTCTGCTCCTTCAGGATCCGCCAGACCGTGATGGCGTAGAGCAGGATGCCCAGCAGGACCAGGGGCACGCCCACCGCGGTGGACACCACGAAGGCCAGCGGCGACCAGGCGAAGCGTGCGAACAGCTGGACGAGCAGCCCCGCCAGGACGAAGAGGGCCGCCACCCGGATGCGCTTCTCGTGACTCATGGACGCTGTCGCTCCGGCAGCCAGAAGTTCTGGGCCTTCACGCCCTCCAGGTCATGCGCGACGTCGTGGCAGGTCAGGCACGAGCGTGCCCCGCTCCGCAGCTCCGCCTGGAGCTCCCGGTGCGGCCCGCCCTCCAGGTACCCGCGCGCATCGTTGTGGCAGTGGAGACAGTTGTAATTGGGATACGGCTGATAGAGCCGGGGCTCCGGGGGGACGGTCCCGAAGTAATGGACCCAGACGTGCCGCAGGCCGTTGAGCTTGGCCTTCGCGTCCCCGAAGAGCGCGTAGTCCGTGTGGCAGGAGAAGCAGGTGGAGTCACGGCTGATGAGGCGCTTCTGGTAGTGGACCGCGGCCAGGGCGTTGGGGTTGTCCACGAACAGGCTCTGCCCGTAGCGCTCCATCTCGTGACAGCCCATGCAGAACTGCGTCTCGCTCGACTCGTGCACGCCCACCGCGACCCCGGCCCCGCTGACGGCCAGCGGCAGCAGGGCCAGCCCTCCGAGCAGCACCAGGCGTCCCAGCCCGTGCGCGGTGAGATAGCCCGCGGCGTAGGCAATCATCGCCACCATCACCGCCACCGCGCCGAGCAGCACCATCATGAGAGTCGCCAGTGCAGCCTCCATTTCATCAAAGGGGTCAGTGAAGACAGGGACGCCGTCGTCGGCCGGGCCTACTCCGCGCGAGCGTGGGGAGGAGGCAGGGGGATGGGCTCCACCGCCGCCGTTTGCCCATCCACGCGCAGGTCCAGCAGGGAGTGGCCCTCCGGCGACGCGAAGCGCAGCCACCATGAGGCCGCCCCCTGCTTCGCCATCACCAGCTCCAGCGCCGGGCCCTGATTGCGCGCGTACGCGGCCCCCAGCCTCACGGCCTCCTCGTAGCCCACGGTGAGCGCCACCGAGGTGGACGGAGGCGGCAGGGGCGCGGAGCGCTCCGCTCGGGTCTCGCGCGTGGAGCCCGCGCAGCCCGCGACGAGGAGCGCGGCGAGCAGGACTCCGCGAAGCGCGGGACGGGAGGACGAGGGCGACATGGGGGATGGCTCCAGCGAGCGGGAGGGGACTGTCTGACGGACTCCCGACACTTCAAGCTTCATGCCGCCGCCGGGCCCCCTCTGCCTCCCCTCGCTCCCCACGGGCCGGGCAAGGCCGCGTCCGGTGGCGCGAGCCCGGGCGCAATTGTTGCGCGAGCGCTCCGGGCCCCGCGCATTTCCTGCCGGCCCGGTGGTCGCGAGGCGCCCTCGAGGCCTGCCGGGCCCCGTCCGCCCCGCGTGCGTGCTCTGTCCGGCCGCGACGGGGGCGGCGGCGCGCGGCTTGAGTCCACCCCGCGCGCGCGGTAGCCACGTCCTGTCTCGTCTCCTCGGAGCCCTCATGAAGCCCCTGCTGCTGGCCGCCGTCCTCGCCGCCGCGCCCGCCACCCCGCCAAAGTCCCTGGCGCCCGACGCCGGGCCCGCGCAGGCCGCGCAGCCCACCCTCACCGTGCCCGGGGGGAAGTTCCTCCGCGCCCGCTCCGGCAACACCGCCGTCGCCCAGATGTTCGCGCCAGGCATCGCGGAGCTGTCCCTGGCGGAGAAGCGCGTGGCGTGGTCCCTCACGCTCGCGGCGCACGCGGGCGAGGACATCGCGTTGGATCAGCTCGGCTGGAAGCTGGTGCCGGCGAAGCAGCTGCTGGAGGGCGTGTGGCTCTTCGGCCGGGACGCGCAGAGCGCCGCGTCCGGCTTCGACGCGAAGCTGGCGGACTACCTGCTGCGCTTCTACGGGCACGGCGGCAACCACGACAGCACCACCGGCCAGAAGTTCGTCCCGGGCTTCACCGCGGAGCAGCTGGCCGCGGGCGCCTCGCGCGCCCTCAAGGCCGGCGCGCCCTGGACGGTGAAGGACGACGCCGCGCTCCAGGCCTGGCTCCAGGACCTGAAGCCCACCCTCTTCGACGCGGCCTTCGAGCCGCAGCTCACCTCCAAGGCCCCGCCGCCGGGACAGGACCTCCTCACCGCGTCCTCCAACACCGCCTATGGCCCCGGCGTGACGGAGAAGGACCTGGTGGGCTTCAAGGAGAAGTACCCGCTCAACTCGCGCGTGGTGAAGCAGGACGGCAAGCTCACGGAGCAAGTGTTCCGCGCGGGCACACCGGACGGCAAGGTGAAGCCGGGCCTGTACGCGAAGGAGCTCTCGCGCGTCATCGCGCACCTCCAGGAGGCGATGAAGTCCGCGGAGCCCGCGCAGAAGGCCGCGCTGGGCAAGCTGGTGCGCTACTTCCAGACGGGCAGCCCCCAGGACTGGGACGCGTACAACATCGCGTGGCTCAAGGTGGATCCGAAGGTGGACGCCAACCTGGGCTTCATCGAAACGTACGTCGACCCGCGCGGCCACAAGGGCCAGTGGGAGGCGCTGGTCAACTACCGTGACACGCAGGAGAACCAGATCATGGTGCTCATGGGCCAGAAGGCCCAGTACTTCGAGGACCGGCTGCCCTGGCCCCAGAAGTACCGCCGCAAGAAGGTCGCGCTGCCCGTCGCCAAGGCCATCAACCTCATCACGTCCAACCCGGAGCCGCCCGCGGGCATCAACCTGCCCAACGAGCAGCACATCCGGGAGAAGTACGGCAGCAAGAGCGTGATGATCACCAACGTCATGGACGCGGCCTCCGCGGTGACGCGGCTGCCCCTGGCGCTGGAGTTCTCCCGCACGGCGGAGGACCGCGAAGAGGCCCGGAAGTACTCCGTCACCGCGCGCAAGTGGCTGGTGGCCTTCCATGAGGTGCTGGGCCACGCCTCTGGCCAGGTGGACGCGAAGCTGAAGGGCCAGTCCCCGTCCGTCTTCCTCAAGGAGTACGACAACACGCTGGAAGAGGCGCGCGCGGACCTGGTCGCGCTGTGGCACGCGTTCGACCCGGCGCTCGCGCAGCTGTCGCCGGACCATGACGCCATCGCGCGGCAGATGTACCGCGACTTCCTGGTGGAGGGGCTCACCAACCTGCGCCGCGTGGAGGAGGGCAACGCCTTCGAGGAGGACCACCAGCGCGGCCACCACATGACGGTGACGCTCCTGGAGGAGAAGGGCGCCGTGAAGCAGGTGACGCAGGACGGCCGCACGTACCTGGTGATTCCGGACTACGCGAAGATGCGCGAGGCGGTGGGCGAGCTGCTCTCCCAGCTCATGGTCATCAAGGCCACCGGCGACTACGAGGGCATCCGCGCGCTGGTGCAGGAGAAGGGCATCCACTTCGACCCGAAGCTGCGCGACGAGGTCGCCCGCCGGGTGAAGGCCGTGGACGTGCCCACGGTGCTGCTGCTCAACTCGCCGCGCGTGGTGCCGGTGCTGGACGCGAAGGGGGAGCTGGTGGACCTGAAGGAGGACACCACCCAGGCCTTCGTGGACCAGCACCTGGAGCGCAGCCTGCTGGGCCGGCTGTCTCCCTCCGAGGCCCGCCGCGTCGCCGCGAAGGTGGCGGCCTCTCCGGACGCCGTGCGCGAGGCGTTCCGGGAGCTGGGGCCCGAAACGGCTCCGGCGCCGTCCCCCATGAAGGGAGCGGCGCCGGTGAAGGCCAGGCCCTGACGAAGAAGCAGGGCCGTCAGTGGTTGGACGGCGCGTCGTCTTCCGTCAGGGGCGCGCCGGCCTCATTGGTGAGCACGACGCGCGAGTTTCCCGGCTGCACCGGTCCGCCCGGGGTGGCCGGGTCACCCAGCCGGGAATTGGGGCGGCCGTAGTCGCGCTCGTAGATGCGCACCACGGAGAGGAAGAAGGCGACGATGAGGGGCCCCAGCAGGAGGCCCACCGTGCCGAACGCCGCGAGGCCGCCGAGCAGCGCGAAGAAGATGATGGCGCCGTGCTGGTTCATGCCCTTCTTGGCGAGCAGCGGCTTGACGACGTTGTCCACGAGCCCCACCACGACGACGCCCCAGATGGCCAGGAAGAGCGCGGCCCACGGGTGGCCGCTGAGGAACATCAGGCCCGCGGCGAAGAGCACCACCACCGCGGCGCCCACGGCGGGGATGAGGGCGAGGAAGAACGTCAGGCCCGCGAAGAACAGCGGCGCGGGCACCCCCACGATGAGGAAGCCGATGAGCGCGGCCACGGCCTGGACGCCCGCGGTGGCCACCGTGGAGACGAGCACCGACACGGACGTGTTCTTGAACTCGAGCAGCAGCTCCCGCGTCTGTCCGCGCCGCAGCGGCGACACGCTTTCGATCCACTGCACCAGCCGCGCGCCGTCGGTGAGGAAGAAGAAGAGCGCGATGAGCATCATCGTCGTCTGGAGGACGAGCGTACCCGTGGCGGCCACCGCCCCCGTGACGGCCTTGGCGGCCGTGCCGCCCTGGGTCGTCACCTGCTCCTGGAGCTTCTGGTCGATCTGCTCCTGCTCCAGCGGGAGCCGCTCGATGAGCTTGCTCACCGGCCCCCGGACACCGCCAGGCAGCTTCTCCACCAGGCCGGTCATGCCGTCCTTCTGCACGCTCTGCGTGACGAAGCGCGCGCCCTCGGACACCTCCGCGACGATGAAGGCCGTCAGTCCGCCCAGCGGCAAGAGCAGCGCCAGCAGGATGCCCGTGACGATGAGGCCCGCGGACACGCTGCCGTGGCCGCGCAGCCGCTTCCGCAAGCGCTTGTGCAGGCCGTAGAAGGTGCCCGCCAGCACCGCCGCCAGGAAGAACGCCTCCGCGAAGGGCCGGATGACCAGGCACAGGAGGACGATGGACAGGAGGATGAGACCCACGAAGACGCGTCGCGCTACCTGATCGGAGGCCATGGCCTTGCGAATTTAGGGAGCCGGACCTGTCGGCGGGAGCCTGCCCGGCTGTGATGACGCGGGAACATTCCCCCCGGCCCGCCTGGTTGCCTGCTCACCGGACTTGGGAGCGGCGCGGGGGGCGGTAGAGTGCGCGCATGCCGCCCTTCGACTCCGCCCGCTTCACCCTCTGGGTTCCGCAGCTCCTGTGCGCCGTCTTCCTGGCCATCCTCTTCCTGCAGTC
It encodes:
- a CDS encoding NapC/NirT family cytochrome c, with amino-acid sequence MMVLLGAVAVMVAMIAYAAGYLTAHGLGRLVLLGGLALLPLAVSGAGVAVGVHESSETQFCMGCHEMERYGQSLFVDNPNALAAVHYQKRLISRDSTCFSCHTDYALFGDAKAKLNGLRHVWVHYFGTVPPEPRLYQPYPNYNCLHCHNDARGYLEGGPHRELQAELRSGARSCLTCHDVAHDLEGVKAQNFWLPERQRP
- a CDS encoding dipeptidyl-peptidase 3 family protein: MKPLLLAAVLAAAPATPPKSLAPDAGPAQAAQPTLTVPGGKFLRARSGNTAVAQMFAPGIAELSLAEKRVAWSLTLAAHAGEDIALDQLGWKLVPAKQLLEGVWLFGRDAQSAASGFDAKLADYLLRFYGHGGNHDSTTGQKFVPGFTAEQLAAGASRALKAGAPWTVKDDAALQAWLQDLKPTLFDAAFEPQLTSKAPPPGQDLLTASSNTAYGPGVTEKDLVGFKEKYPLNSRVVKQDGKLTEQVFRAGTPDGKVKPGLYAKELSRVIAHLQEAMKSAEPAQKAALGKLVRYFQTGSPQDWDAYNIAWLKVDPKVDANLGFIETYVDPRGHKGQWEALVNYRDTQENQIMVLMGQKAQYFEDRLPWPQKYRRKKVALPVAKAINLITSNPEPPAGINLPNEQHIREKYGSKSVMITNVMDAASAVTRLPLALEFSRTAEDREEARKYSVTARKWLVAFHEVLGHASGQVDAKLKGQSPSVFLKEYDNTLEEARADLVALWHAFDPALAQLSPDHDAIARQMYRDFLVEGLTNLRRVEEGNAFEEDHQRGHHMTVTLLEEKGAVKQVTQDGRTYLVIPDYAKMREAVGELLSQLMVIKATGDYEGIRALVQEKGIHFDPKLRDEVARRVKAVDVPTVLLLNSPRVVPVLDAKGELVDLKEDTTQAFVDQHLERSLLGRLSPSEARRVAAKVAASPDAVREAFRELGPETAPAPSPMKGAAPVKARP
- a CDS encoding S28 family serine protease translates to MKPLLFSHPSQTARLGRWALLVPLLAFLCGPVACRDDDPDDPGPDGGTQLVDAGTGEDAGTDAGTGEDAGTDADAGTDGGVACTPSGWVDTPPDLGVLQDTSLDVLVRLRAVPGLTVQENPNGVNVPAGYRLFLLRYNQPSDHAHPECQRFEQRATLLHKADTSPMVLSTSGYNVSTGTGRSEPTQLLSANQLAVEHRFFPPSIPSPADWSHLTIRQSADDFHRLTQALKPLYTGKWVSTGGSKGGETVVFFRRFYPDDVDATVAYVAPIAKRNDERFVTFQDSVGGDAQLACRERLWAFQREVLSRRENMLTLLKSYAQAQEPQLTYSQLGYELALEHGAIETYFAFWQYDAASRCAQNIPDTTATDQELFDAMDQQVGMSSFADEGLRNYAAYYYQAAVELGWPQPYDKHLGSLIHFPDTDTGEVYSPPGIPYVFRPQAMPDVQDWVSNHGQRLMFIYGSHDPWTAAAYVLGNAQDSYLYSVAGGNHTSRISQLPADQQAAAKATLNRWMGLAPLKRAPKVVLSEEPPVFGPHVPPRLREASRN
- a CDS encoding Ig-like domain-containing protein encodes the protein MKHAPLLVVGPLLLTLALGACARLETPHPEIVTDGPHSVLVGQTLQLTATTREATDDGYHWTSEDPAIATVDDTGQVTGVGAGETAIKVTGANSRLEARHVVVVMGVLTSDGGVDPNQVPYFLAWSGSPHADTTAEAFSHWNKDGLVPTSCARCHSSEGYIDFLGGDGSNPGKVDAPAPTQSVVRCETCHDSAAASLTSVTFPSGKQVAGLGPEARCVVCHQGRASGKDIDAQVADAGVVGEDTTSPALGFTNIHYYPAGATLFASQAAGGYQYADQTYDSRFRHVPGFDKCNECHEPHSTRVRWEACATCHPGVTDVTKAWDIRQIASRNQDYDGDKNRTEGIYYEIQGLRDRLLAAIQRYGKERAQPLCYGNTHPYWFKDTDGDGTCAPAESTATNAYASWTPRLQKAAYNYQLSRVDPGAFAHNAKYVIQLLHDSTQAMNKGLSIPFDTSLLVRNDPGHFNGASKAARNWDSSESVQASCSRCHSGAQGYRFFVQYGVGQQVPETANGLECSTCHENFEPDYDVFVPAQTWLPDGKTVNLPGQDNLCANCHIGRASKATIDTALAAGGTPRFQNVHYLPAAGTREGTQVRIGYEYPNKTYAGRLTHMGGVQCTSCHVPGKSNHTFRIQDVWGERCRTCHADQTEAAQLRVVHLLDYDGDGNTAESLAAEVEGMAARLMTAMRGVTNNGLCYNGDVNPYFFKDTDKDGTCAATESVSANAFAPFTPALVKAAHNYQLSKKDPGAWAHNFNYIGQLLHDSVEDLTGTAPLNMIRP
- a CDS encoding c(7)-type cytochrome triheme domain-containing protein, encoding MRSSTSALIRGGPWRVGLVALLLLTTPIFAVNSPQDVRLPPLKERAAPAPALFSHWGHSSLHCYSCHPGTFPQARLGFTHQDMREGRYCGRCHDGRAAKAQGSMNCEACHARH
- a CDS encoding AI-2E family transporter — protein: MASDQVARRVFVGLILLSIVLLCLVIRPFAEAFFLAAVLAGTFYGLHKRLRKRLRGHGSVSAGLIVTGILLALLLPLGGLTAFIVAEVSEGARFVTQSVQKDGMTGLVEKLPGGVRGPVSKLIERLPLEQEQIDQKLQEQVTTQGGTAAKAVTGAVAATGTLVLQTTMMLIALFFFLTDGARLVQWIESVSPLRRGQTRELLLEFKNTSVSVLVSTVATAGVQAVAALIGFLIVGVPAPLFFAGLTFFLALIPAVGAAVVVLFAAGLMFLSGHPWAALFLAIWGVVVVGLVDNVVKPLLAKKGMNQHGAIIFFALLGGLAAFGTVGLLLGPLIVAFFLSVVRIYERDYGRPNSRLGDPATPGGPVQPGNSRVVLTNEAGAPLTEDDAPSNH